One Mastacembelus armatus chromosome 10, fMasArm1.2, whole genome shotgun sequence DNA window includes the following coding sequences:
- the tyw2 gene encoding tRNA wybutosine-synthesizing protein 2 homolog isoform X2: MMDGVPCLRVSQSHAQHFRKCLQIKEALDPSLSLLKEPNGTVLLSILPSCVSQLDLQSLRSMVDSDGPCEIVSSQFPPQSKKERGRTKGNKLEKILQELLESHGERWTEELREDLPRRFQRHEDLVLLGDNCFSQPIWKKLDQQLWSAVAKGLEAKRLAKLSRISSDGFRSPVVIMLLGEHSWVKHVDNGIRYEFDVTKCMFSSGNITEKLRVAGFNCKGIGYFTLPYLVHAGASHVHACEWNPDAVEALERNLKANRVSDRCTIHQGDNRQLSLCDTADRVNLGLIPSSENGWPVACQLLKRKTGGILHIHQNVTSPLPNTASIPAVGDATQRVSGKKADREAWQAWADDTAKHIASLLQDVTGASWKTNILHIEHVKSYAPHVHHVVLDLECRPC, translated from the exons ATGATGGATGGCGTGCCCTGTCTTCGTGTATCGCAGTCTCATGCACAACATTTCAG GAAATGCTTACAGATCAAAGAAGCTCTGGACCCGAGTTTAAGTCTATTGAAAGAACCAAATGGGACCGTCCTTCTATCCATTCTGCCATCCTGTGTGTCACAACTGGATCTGCAATCTCTCAGGTCCATGGTGGATTCCGATGGTCCTTGTGAAATAGTTTCGAGTCAG TTCCCTCCACagtcaaagaaggagagaggaaggacaAAAGGAAATAAACTCGAGAAAATCCTCCAGGAGCTGTTGGAGTCTCATGGAGAAAGATGGACGGAGGAGCTGAGGGAGGACCTCCCTCGCCGTTTCCAGAGGCATGAAGACTTAGTCTTGCTGGGAGACAACTGTTTCTCCCAGCCAATATGGAAGAAACTGG ATCAACAGCTATGGAGTGCAGTGGCCAAAGGACTGGAGGCAAAGCGCCTGGCAAAACTGAGTCGAATATCCAGTGATGGATTTAGGTCCCCTGTAGTGATAATGCTGTTAGGAGAACACAGCTGGGTCAAACATGTGGACAATGGCATTAG GTATGAGTTTGATGTTACCAAATGCATGTTCTCATCTGGAAACATAACAGAGAAGCTACGAGTGGCAGGATTTAACTGCAAAG GTATTGGGTACTTCACTCTCCCATATCTGGTCCATGCGGGGGCCAGTCATGTTCACGCCTGTGAGTGGAACCCTGATGCTGTTGAAGCTTTGGAGAGAAACCTCAAGGCAAACAGAGTGTCTGATCGCTGCACAATTCACCAAGGGGACAACCGACAa ctCAGTCTGTGTGACACTGCTGACAGGGTGAACCTGGGTCTCATACCAAGCTCTGAGAACGGCTGGCCTGTTGCCTGTCAGCTGCTGAAGAGAAAAACCGGTGGCATTTTACACATTCACCAGAACGTTACTTCACCGTTACCTAACACTGCATCCATTCCCGCAGTCGGTGATGCCACCCAGAGGGTTTCTGGGAAGAAAGCTGACAGAGAGGCGTGGCAGGCCTGGGCTGAtgacacagcaaaacacattgCTTCTCTTTTACAAGACGTCACTGGTGCAtcatggaaaacaaacatcctGCACATTGAGCATGTAAAATCCTATGCGCCTCATGTTCACCATGTAGTGCTGGATTTGGAGTGCAGACCATGCTGA
- the sytl4 gene encoding synaptotagmin-like protein 4 — translation MPEVVDMLSMGFLSDSERELILEVLRRDEELRQAEEQRVRKLKTELLDVKRKGAKRGSGKYSQHSCGRCQEPLSRLSIFSSQCKMCHHHVCRNCQTVLSNGFWLCSVCAKESDLKKRTGDWFYDQRVNRFTTTPGHDLVQVSLKKKLLSNLRETTGEGLLKSAEIITDPPIPVPLPRQKTQIADKGQSSKSSGSVPSKKSLESKEGVQCDTGSAENITIQSSKAETKSGNVTPDQSRKQNRSLQSSPAGSSVSSLTVPVKAAVDSTTSEANTAPEEKLSTEQEVDRLFKKSIRRAPKPTEHVSTLDLRDACDTSKTSMGSRSYSVPGLDVKEDEEEEDDIDSLVSFHKRTLASSSSSLNSSKSTLGSLMSIYSEAGDFDSVDVSGDVVFSIIYDEHTQNLHVFIKECHGLAYADASRQLCNPYVKCYLLPDKSRQSKRKTTIKRNTINPVYKETLKYSISRSQLFTRSLLISVWHHGRLSRNAFLGETEISLDSRDLDTPCEDCVVLMGKTPSAMPASSFAQYKGELVISLKYIPPKKPTTEKTKGKKAATEEGGELHVLIKEAKNLMAMKPGGTSDSFVKGYLYPAKAKTTKKKTPVVKKNLNPHYDHTFVYKDLALEQLKEMCLELTVWDREAMLSNEFLGGVRLSSGKGAVKIGKEEVEMDSVEEESSLWEKMMQYPDSWAEGTLPLRSTMGKSKGK, via the exons ATGCCTGAGGTTGTTGATATGCTTAGCATGGGCttcctctctgactctgagcGGGAGCTGATCCTGGAGGTGCTGCGTCGGGATGAGGAGCTGAGGCAAGCTGAGGAGCAGCGTGTGCG GAAGTTGAAGACAGAGTTGCTGGATGTGAAGAGGAAAGGGGCCAAGCGTGGCAGTGGAAAATACAGTCAGCATAGCTGTGGCCGATGCCAGGAGCCCCTGAGTCGACTGAGTATTTTCTCCAGCCAATGTAAGATGTGCCATCACCATGTGTGCCGCAACTGCCAAACAGTTCTCTCCAATGGATTCTggctgtgcagtgtgtgtgccaAAGAATC GGATTTAAAGAAAAGGACAGGCGACTGGTTCTACGATCAAAGGGTGAACCGTTTTACCACAACGCCTGGACATGACCTGGTGCAGGTCTCCCTGAAAAAGAAGCTGCTGT CAAATCTTCGTGAGACCACAGGAGAAGGGTTGTTGAAAAGTGCTGAAATAATCACAGATCCTCCCATTCCTGTGCCTCTGCCCAGGCAGAAAACCCAGATAGCTGACAAAGG TCAGTCAAGCAAAAGTTCAGGATCTGTTCCTTCCAAGAAATCACTTGAATCAAAGGAAGGAGTTCAGTGCGATACAGGGTCTGCAGAAAACATCACTATACAAAGCAGTAAAGCTGAGACTAAATCTGGCAATGTGACCCCTGATCAATCCAG GAAACAGAACCGCTCATTACAGTCCAGCCCAGCAGGATCCAGTGTTTCCAGCCTAACTGTCCCAGTTAAAGCAGCTGTTGACAGCACCACCTCAGAAGCTAATACT GCCCCAGAAGAAAAACTAAGCACAGAGCAGGAAGTAGACAGGCTCTTCAAGAAGAGCATCAGACGAGCCCCAAAGCCTACAG AGCATGTATCGACACTGGACCTGCGTGATGCATGTGACACTTCGAAGACCTCAATGGGCAGTAGGAGCTATTCAGTACCAGGCTTAGATGTAAAG gaagatgaagaggaggaggatgatatTGACAGCTTGGTTAGCTTTCATAAAAGGACGCTGGCTTCGAGCTCCTCCAGCCTGAATAGCTCAAAG aGCACACTGGGCAGCCTCATGAGTATTTACAGTGAAGCTGGAGACTTTGACAGTGTGGACGTTAGTGGAGATGTTGTCTTCTCCATAATCTATGATGAACACACCCAGAACCTTCATGTCTTCATCAAAGAGTGCCATGGGCTGGCCTACGCCGATGCCTCGCGACAGCTTTGCAACCC ttatGTCAAATGTTATCTTCTCCCTGACAAATCTCGCCAGAGCAAAAGGAAGACCACCATTAAGAGAAATACCATCAACCCTGTCTACAAAGAGACATTAAAG TACTCTATCAGCCGCTCACAGCTGTTCACACGCTCCTTGTTGATCTCAGTCTGGCATCATGGTCGCCTCAGTCGAAACGCCTTCTTAGGAGAGACAGAGATTTCTCTGGATTCCAGAGACCTCGACACCCCATGCGAGGACTGTGTGGTTCTCATGGGCAAG ACACCCTCTGCCATGCCAGCTTCATCTTTTGCTCAGTACAAGGGAGAGTTAGTGATATCCTTAAAGTACATCCCACCTAAAAAGCCaacaacagagaaaaccaaAG GCAAAAAGGCAGCAACAGAGGAAGGTGGAGAACTGCATGTCCTAATTAAAGAGGCCAAGAATTTAATGGCAATGAAACCAGGAGGCACATCAGATAGCTTTGTAAAAGG GTACTTGTACCCAGCAAAGGCAAAGACCACAAAGAAGAAGACTCCAGTTGTGAAGAAGAACCTGAACCCCCACTATGACCACACATTTGTGTACAAAGATCTGGCTTTAGAGCAGCTGAAGGAGATGTGTCTGGAGCTGACTGTGTGGGACAGAGAGGCCATGTTGAGCAATGAGTTCCTGGGAGGAGTTCGCCTCAGCTCTGGCAAAG GTGCTGTTAAAATAGGAAAGGAGGAAGTGGAAATGGACTCTGTGGAAGAGGAGTCGAGTCTGTGGGAAAAGATGATGCAGTACCCTGACTCATGGGCAGAGGGCACTCTTCCACTGCGGTCCACCATGGGGAAGTCTAAGGGCAAATGA
- the tyw2 gene encoding tRNA wybutosine-synthesizing protein 2 homolog isoform X1, with product MMDGVPCLRVSQSHAQHFRKCLQIKEALDPSLSLLKEPNGTVLLSILPSCVSQLDLQSLRSMVDSDGPCEIVSSQFPPQSKKERGRTKGNKLEKILQELLESHGERWTEELREDLPRRFQRHEDLVLLGDNCFSQPIWKKLDQQLWSAVAKGLEAKRLAKLSRISSDGFRSPVVIMLLGEHSWVKHVDNGIRYEFDVTKCMFSSGNITEKLRVAGFNCKGETVVDLYAGIGYFTLPYLVHAGASHVHACEWNPDAVEALERNLKANRVSDRCTIHQGDNRQLSLCDTADRVNLGLIPSSENGWPVACQLLKRKTGGILHIHQNVTSPLPNTASIPAVGDATQRVSGKKADREAWQAWADDTAKHIASLLQDVTGASWKTNILHIEHVKSYAPHVHHVVLDLECRPC from the exons ATGATGGATGGCGTGCCCTGTCTTCGTGTATCGCAGTCTCATGCACAACATTTCAG GAAATGCTTACAGATCAAAGAAGCTCTGGACCCGAGTTTAAGTCTATTGAAAGAACCAAATGGGACCGTCCTTCTATCCATTCTGCCATCCTGTGTGTCACAACTGGATCTGCAATCTCTCAGGTCCATGGTGGATTCCGATGGTCCTTGTGAAATAGTTTCGAGTCAG TTCCCTCCACagtcaaagaaggagagaggaaggacaAAAGGAAATAAACTCGAGAAAATCCTCCAGGAGCTGTTGGAGTCTCATGGAGAAAGATGGACGGAGGAGCTGAGGGAGGACCTCCCTCGCCGTTTCCAGAGGCATGAAGACTTAGTCTTGCTGGGAGACAACTGTTTCTCCCAGCCAATATGGAAGAAACTGG ATCAACAGCTATGGAGTGCAGTGGCCAAAGGACTGGAGGCAAAGCGCCTGGCAAAACTGAGTCGAATATCCAGTGATGGATTTAGGTCCCCTGTAGTGATAATGCTGTTAGGAGAACACAGCTGGGTCAAACATGTGGACAATGGCATTAG GTATGAGTTTGATGTTACCAAATGCATGTTCTCATCTGGAAACATAACAGAGAAGCTACGAGTGGCAGGATTTAACTGCAAAGGTGAAACTGTGGTGGATTTATATGCAG GTATTGGGTACTTCACTCTCCCATATCTGGTCCATGCGGGGGCCAGTCATGTTCACGCCTGTGAGTGGAACCCTGATGCTGTTGAAGCTTTGGAGAGAAACCTCAAGGCAAACAGAGTGTCTGATCGCTGCACAATTCACCAAGGGGACAACCGACAa ctCAGTCTGTGTGACACTGCTGACAGGGTGAACCTGGGTCTCATACCAAGCTCTGAGAACGGCTGGCCTGTTGCCTGTCAGCTGCTGAAGAGAAAAACCGGTGGCATTTTACACATTCACCAGAACGTTACTTCACCGTTACCTAACACTGCATCCATTCCCGCAGTCGGTGATGCCACCCAGAGGGTTTCTGGGAAGAAAGCTGACAGAGAGGCGTGGCAGGCCTGGGCTGAtgacacagcaaaacacattgCTTCTCTTTTACAAGACGTCACTGGTGCAtcatggaaaacaaacatcctGCACATTGAGCATGTAAAATCCTATGCGCCTCATGTTCACCATGTAGTGCTGGATTTGGAGTGCAGACCATGCTGA
- the zdhhc9 gene encoding palmitoyltransferase ZDHHC9: MSAVMITRKVRKWEKLPGKNTFCCDGRVMMARQKGVFYLTLFLIIGTCSLFFAFECPYLAVHLSPAIPVFAILLFFFVMAMLLRTSFSDPGVLPRALPEEATFIEMEIEAANGNVPAGQRPPPRIRNVQINNQIVKLKYCYTCKIFRPPRASHCSICDNCVDRFDHHCPWVGNCVGKRNYRYFYLFTLSLSLLTIYIFTFNIVHVVMRSVDNGFLNTLKETPGTVLEVLVCFFTLWSVVGLTGFHTYLISLNQTTNEDIKGSWSGKNRVQNPYSHKNIIKNCCEVLCGPIYPSVLDRRGLMQEDSPVSATSAAPSSSSISNPVPQTMHAVLCLQKTTAALIPNEHTPEDAKPSVAASAEKSPSPKDGDPPAPKVPPLASPETDVETSIVKDKTH, encoded by the exons ATGTCGGCGGTGATGATAACACGAAAGGTGCGAAAATGGGAGAAGCTCCCGGGTAAAAACACCTTCTGCTGCGACGGAAGAGTGATGATGGCCCGGCAGAAGGGAGTCTTCTACCTGACCCTGTTCCTTATCATCGGGACCTGCTCTCTCTTCTTCGCTTTCGA aTGCCCATACCTGGCTGTTCATCTGTCTCCTGCCATCCCAGTTTTTGCTattctgctcttcttcttcGTCATGGCCATGTTGCTGAGGACCAGCTTCAGTGACCCTGGGGTGCTGCCACGTGCCCTCCCAGAGGAAGCTACATTCATTGAAATGGAGATTG AGGCTGCCAACGGCAATGTCCCTGCAGGCCAACGACCTCCACCTCGGATTCGCAACGTTCAGATAAACAACCAAATCGTCAAGCTCAAATACTGCTACACCTGCAAGATCTTCCGACCACCTCGAGCATCTCACTGCAGCATCTGTGACAACTGCGTCG acCGCTTTGATCACCACTGTCCATGGGTGGGCAACTGCGTGGGCAAGAGGAACTACAGATACTTCTACCTGTTCACCCTGTCCCTCTCCCTGCTCACCATTTACATCTTCACCTTTAACATCGTCCACGTGGTCATGC GTTCAGTGGATAATGGCTTTTTGAACACTTTGAAGGAGACACCTGGGAC TGTGCTGGAGGTGTTGGTGTGTTTCTTCACCCTGTGGTCAGTGGTGGGACTGACGGGCTTCCACACCTACTTGATCTCTCTCAACCAGACCACCAATGAGGAT atTAAAGGATCCTGGTCGGGAAAGAACAGAGTCCAGAATCCATATAGCCACAAGAACATTATCAAAAACTGCTGTGAGGTGCTCTGTGGGCCAATATACCCAAG TGTCTTGGACAGAAGAGGATTGATGCAGGAGGATTCGCCTGTTTCTGCCACGTCTGCTgcaccctcctcctccagcatcAGCAACCCAGTGCCACAAACCATG CACGCGGTCCTGTGCCTACAGAAAACCACAGCTGCACTCATCCCCAATGAGCACACACCTGAGGATGCCAAGCCCAGTGTTGCTGCCTCAGCAGAGAAGAGCCCCTCCCCCAAAGATGGGGACCCTCCTGCACCCAAAGTCCCCCCTCTGGCTTCACCTGAAACTGACGTAGAGACATCCATCGTCAAGGACAAGACCCATTAG